The following proteins come from a genomic window of Dreissena polymorpha isolate Duluth1 chromosome 1, UMN_Dpol_1.0, whole genome shotgun sequence:
- the LOC127848834 gene encoding superoxide dismutase [Mn], mitochondrial-like produces the protein MLSSKASVLARLIPEVRMLGTGRLKHTLPDLPYEYNALEPCISHDIMMIHHQKHHQTYINNLNATEEKLAVAVEKKNINEIITLQPSLKFNGGGHINHSIFWKILSPKGGGLPKGDLMELIKNNYGSFDAMKAELTAASVGIQGSGWGWLGWNPVNGRLRIATCANQDPLQPTAGLVPLFGIDVWEHAYYLQYKNVRPDYVKAIFDIANWEEVGNRLAAARMKA, from the exons atgttgTCATCTAAAGCAAGCGTGTTAGCTAG GCTGATTCCTGAAGTGCGAATGCTGGGGACTGGGCGCCTAAAGCATACCCTTCCAGATCTGCCATACGAGTACAACGCACTGGAGCCTTGCATCTCCCACGACATCATGATGATTCACCACCAGAAGCACCACCAGACCTACATTAACAACCTGAATGCCACCGAGGAGAAACTGGCAGTCGCTGTGGAAAAAA AAAATATCAACGAAATAATCACACTACAGCCATCGCTGAAGTTCAACGGTGGAGGCCACATTAACCATTCAATATTTTGGAAGATTCTGAGCCCCAAGGGTGGGGGTCTTCCAAAGGGAGATCTTATGGAGCTCATAAAGAATAACTATGGTTCCTTTGACGCAATGAAGGCAGAGCTTACAGCAGCGTCTGTAGGGATCCAGGGCTCCGGTTGGGGCTGGCTAGGTTGGAACCCGGTCAATGGGCGCCTAAGGATTGCAACCTGTGCTAACCAGGACCCTCTGCAGCCAACGGCAG GCCTGGTGCCCCTGTTTGGTATCGACGTGTGGGAGCATGCTTACTACCTGCAGTATAAGAACGTGAGGCCAGACTATGTGAAGGCCATATTTGACATCGCAAACTGGGAAGAGGTCGGCAATAGACTTGCAGCCGCCCGCATGAAGGCGTAA